A window of Stigmatella erecta genomic DNA:
CGGTGACCTTCACGGTGACGGTGACGAACGTGGACCTGTCGCTCATCGCCCACGCGGGCGATGACCAGACGGTGAACACCGGCGACACGGTGACGCTTCAGGGCTCGGCGAGCAACGCCGGGACGGACACCGTCACCTATACCTGGTCAGAGCTGGATCCGGATCCGGCGGCCCCCATCCAGCTGACCGGCGCGGGCACGGCCACGCCGGTCTTCCAGGCGCCGGAGGTGACGGACGCGCCCCGGCGCACGCTGACCTTCGTGCTCGTGGTCAGCGCCGGCGGACGCATCAGCGCGCCGGACACCGTGAAGGTCACCGTCAACCGGCCCAACCGGCACCCCGTGGGCAAGGCGCCCGCGAACCTCGAGGAGAAGGAGGACACCGCGGTGATTCTCGATGCCAGCGAGAGCTCGGATCCGGATGGGGACACGCTGACCTACCAGTGGACCCAGACGGGCGGCCCCCTCGTGGAGCTGAAGGACGCGAAGACGGCCAAGCTGTCGTTCAAGACGCCCCGGGTCTTCTCCAAGACGCTGCTGACCTTCACGCTGGTGGTCAAGGACACGGCGGACGCGGCCTCGGTCCCCGTTCCCGTCACCGTCACCGTGCTCCACGTCAACAAGCCGCCCGTGGCCCACCCGCGCAAGCTGCCCTCGGAGCTCGCCCCCACCAGCATCACCCTGGATGGCTCCACCTCCACGGACCCGGACGGGGACACGCTGACGTACAAGTGGCAGCAGGTGCTGGGCTCCCAGGTCACCCTCCCCTCCGACACGGCCCCCACCGTCACCTTCGAGGTGCCCAAGACGGCCTTCGCCGTGCAGATTCAATTCAAGCTCACCGTCACCGATCCCTCCGGGGCCTCGAACTCGGACGTGGTGGACGTGCTGGTGCTCGCCGACGCGGAGAACGAGCCCGCCGGCTGCGCCAGCACGCACGGGGGCGCTGGAGCGGGGGCGCTGCTCGCGGGGCTGGCCTTCGTCCTGTGGCCGCGCCGCCGACGCCTGCCCGCCTCCTGAGCCCTCTCTAGTTACGGGGATTGCACACAAAGCCTGCCTGGCGTTGCTTTGGCCTTGACAGGCTCTCAAAAACGCCGGGGGGGCCCTTTTATCGGTTTCGTGTCCTGGGTAGCATTCGCGTGCGTCCGGAGTGCAGCGCTTGCGGATCCTCATTGACAGCAGGGACCCGGGGGTCCTCGCGCACCTGACGCACGCCGTGCCTTCCGATCCCCCGCTGTTCCCCGAAGGACCCGTATGCGATTGCGGAAACAGGTATTGACCGGTCTGTTGCTCGTGCCCCTCGCCAGCCCCGCCACCTGGGCGAAGGAGGGCGCTCCCTCGGACGCCTTCCTCGCGCAGCGGCCGGAAAGGACCCTGTCCGTCACGCAGGCGGCGATCGAGGCCCGGGGCCTCCACATCGCGCACACGGAGGACCGGCTGGGCGTGCCCACCGTCCTGTGGAACACCCGGCTCGACTCGGACCGGGGCACCCGCGCCTTCGCGAACCAGAGCCCCGAGGCGGCCGCCCGCGCGCACCTGGCCCGCGCCGCCGACATCTACCGGCTGGAGCGGGGAGACATCTCCTCGGCCGTGCTCCACTCCATCCACCAGCCCGCCCTGGGGCCCGTGGTGGTCCGCTTCACCCAGAAGGTGGAGGGCATCGAGGTCTTCCGCAGCGGCTTCAATGTCGCGATGACGCGCGACAACACCCTGGTCGCCATCACCGGTTACATGGCGCCCCACGAGGCCACCGCCGCCCGCCGCCGCATGGTGGGCACGGACTTCGCGCTCGGGGCTCCGGAGGCCGTCGCGCGCGCCTTCAAGGACCTGACGGACACGGCCCTCAGCGGCCGCTCGCTGGTGAATGCCGGCAGCCAGGGTGAGTTCGTCCACTTCACCTTCGAGCCGGGGGTGGCCACCGTGCTGCCCCACGCGATGGCGGTGCCCGCCCGGGCCAAGAAGGTCTACTTCCTGATGCAGGACGGCCTGGTGCCCGCCTGGTACGTGGAGCTGAACGTCGGCGCCAAGGGCAGCAGCGACTCGGACTACCACTCCTTCGTGGTCTCCGCGGCGGACGGCCGACAGCTGTTCCGCAACAACCTGACGGTGGAGGACTCCTACTCCTACCGGGTGTGGGCGGAGCCCTCCTCGTTCATCCCCTACGACGGCCCCCAGGGCAACGACGCCACCCCGCACCCCACGGGCACGCCGAACTCCTACCAGCAGCCGTTCGTCTCCCCCAACCTCCTCACCCTGCAGAACGTGCCCTTCAGCCGCAATGATCCGTGGCTGCCGCCGGGCGCCACGCAGACGACGGGCAACAACGTCGAGGCCTACGCGGACCTGCTGGCCCCGGACGGCTTTCAGCCGGGCACGGACCTGCGCGCGGACACCACGGCGCCGGGCGTCTTCGACTACACCTACGACGTCACCCAGGCCCCGGGCTCCAGCGCCATCCAGCGCAAGGCGGCCGTGGCGCACCTGTTCTACCTGAACAACTTCCTGCACGACTGGTACTACGACTCCGGCTTCGACGAGGCCTCGGGCAACGCGCAGCTGGCCAACTACGGCCGCGGCGGCCTGGAAGGCGACAGCCTCAAGGCCGAGGCCCAGGACTACAGCGGCCGCAACAACGCCAACATGTCCACGCCGGCCGACGGCGCCCGGCCCCGCATGCAGATGTACGTCTTCGACGGCGTGCCCAACGTCCGGGTGACGGCCCCGGCCAGCGTCGCGGGCACCCTCGACGCGGGCAGCG
This region includes:
- a CDS encoding PKD domain-containing protein → MRLRTLSWLGLWLVCLASTSAWAANTKPVAAITGPTSVPEGTNPVTLDGSGSADADGDPLTHAWRQTVGPTVALSSTTAVKPTFPAPAVSSNVELTFELVVNDGTVNSEPVTFTVTVTNVDLSLIAHAGDDQTVNTGDTVTLQGSASNAGTDTVTYTWSELDPDPAAPIQLTGAGTATPVFQAPEVTDAPRRTLTFVLVVSAGGRISAPDTVKVTVNRPNRHPVGKAPANLEEKEDTAVILDASESSDPDGDTLTYQWTQTGGPLVELKDAKTAKLSFKTPRVFSKTLLTFTLVVKDTADAASVPVPVTVTVLHVNKPPVAHPRKLPSELAPTSITLDGSTSTDPDGDTLTYKWQQVLGSQVTLPSDTAPTVTFEVPKTAFAVQIQFKLTVTDPSGASNSDVVDVLVLADAENEPAGCASTHGGAGAGALLAGLAFVLWPRRRRLPAS